DNA sequence from the Streptomyces sp. NBC_01497 genome:
CCAGGACCCAGGCGCCGCTGCCGATCCAGCCGGGCGAACCCTGGCCGATCGCCGCGACGAGGAAGGTCCCGGCGATGATGTAGCCGACGCCTTCGAGGGTGTAGCTGACGAACAGCGCGATGAACCAGCGACGGGTGCGCGGCACGTTCGCCCTCGCGCCTCCCTGTGCACGGGTGGCGCCGTTGCCGGCCTGGGCCTGCGCCTGGTCCTGTGCCGGCAGCGGGGCCTGTGGTGGCGGTGGTGATTCGGTGCGCAGATTCCACGAGGCAACGGCGAACAGGGCGGTCAGGGCCGCGGACGCCCACCAGGCGTCCCGCCAGTCCCCGGCGGAGCGCAGCAGCAGGACGAGGATCCCGGACAGGGCGATGCCGGCGCCGACCCCGCCGAAGGCCCAACCGGGCAGGTGGGCCGGGTGCTCCCGCAGGTGGCCGAGGAGCGAGTTGACGGCGATGACGAAGATCAGGGCGCTGGTCAGTCCGGCCAGCAGCCGCAGCGCGAGCCACATCGTGGTGCTCTGCGTCAGGGGCATGGCGGCGAGGGTGGCGACCAGGACGACCAGGGAGGCCCGCAGGAGCGCCGCTGAGCGGACCAGACGGGGGGCGAGGGTCCCGACCAGGGCGCCCGCGAGGTAGCCGACGTAGTTGGAGGTGGCGAGATCGGCCCCCGCCGATGCCGACAGACCCGCCTGCGCGTGCATCAGGGGCAGGATCGGGGTGTAGACGAACCGCCCGACACCCATGCCGGCCGCGAGGGCCGCGGCGGCCTGCACGACATGCGCCCAGGGGGACAGGGCGGCGGGGCTCCGCAGGGTTACCGCGCTCATGACAAGTACGTCCTCGAAGGATCGATACGCGCTGACGTGCCGGGCGACGGATGCCGGGAGCCGGACACCTCGTGCCGGTGGTGCCGGCCGTCTCGCGGAGAGAGGCGCCCGGGGTGCCGGCCGCCCTGCCCGTCCTGCCCGTCCTGCACGTCCTGCCAGGTGGCGTCCCGCCGGGGTTGCTGGTCCCGGCTACCGGGCGAGCGCCGGGTCCCCCGGATCGTTGGGGTGCGGCTCGACCGGGGTGATCACCGGTGTCATCCAGATGTGGAGCGGGAGGGTGCCGAGCACGTTCTCGCGCAGATCGCTCTCGTCGTCGGCGCGCCACAGGCCGATGCTGCGCAGCTCGCCCACCGGTCGCCACAGGCGCACCAGGTGCCCGTCGGCGGTGAGTTCCCCGGCACGCACGGCCTCGGCCGCCCGTCGCCGGTCGACTTCGGCGGGGTCGGTGCCTGCCGGGATCGTCGTGGTCAGTTCGACCAGGTATTCCTTCACGATGTCTCTCCCCTTCGTCCTGTGCGCCGGTCGGGACGCCGACGGCGGGTCATGCGGCACCGACGGTCCTGCCGACCGCACAGCGGCGCGTCCGTCCCGACGACCGGGCGGACGTCGGACGCCGGGCCGCGGTGGGGACCGCGGTCCCGCGTGTCTCCATGCTGCGCCGGTCCGTGCCGGAACGCCACGACCTGCTGCCTTCCTGCTGGGAGGCCAGGCCTCCTGCCGCACGTAGCATCGCCGGTGTGGAACTGCGTCAACTGCGTTACTTCGTCGCCGTCGCCGAGGAGCTCAACTTCGGCCGGGCCGCCGAGCGGCTGCTGATCGCCGGGCCCTCGCTGTCCCAGCAGATCAAGGTGCTCGAACGCGACCTCGGAGTCCGGCTCTTCGACCGGGACCGCCGCTCCGTCCGGCTCACCCCGACGGGCTCCGCGCTCCTGCCCC
Encoded proteins:
- a CDS encoding YbfB/YjiJ family MFS transporter, with protein sequence MGVGRFVYTPILPLMHAQAGLSASAGADLATSNYVGYLAGALVGTLAPRLVRSAALLRASLVVLVATLAAMPLTQSTTMWLALRLLAGLTSALIFVIAVNSLLGHLREHPAHLPGWAFGGVGAGIALSGILVLLLRSAGDWRDAWWASAALTALFAVASWNLRTESPPPPQAPLPAQDQAQAQAGNGATRAQGGARANVPRTRRWFIALFVSYTLEGVGYIIAGTFLVAAIGQGSPGWIGSGAWVLVGLAAVPASALWTWLGRTFSRPTLLAASLTVQGIGIALPALVGGVAAALVSAFLFGATFLGVATLALATGTHLRFPRAVALLTAGYSVGQILGPLTAAPLLHHGYHQALLLAAAVTAAAALAAGVLRIRFPHHMPQATAFADGASGGPDTSRTAGVSSPGR
- a CDS encoding muconolactone Delta-isomerase family protein, whose translation is MKEYLVELTTTIPAGTDPAEVDRRRAAEAVRAGELTADGHLVRLWRPVGELRSIGLWRADDESDLRENVLGTLPLHIWMTPVITPVEPHPNDPGDPALAR